CATCAAAAACGCGACGAAGAACTTCGAGCGGCCGTGTGTGATGAGAAATGACGGACTACGAGGTAACGCCCCCGCCCGAGCGGCTGGCCGACCGCGTGCAGTTGCGCACGGCGTTCTCCACAGAGAGCGGCGAAGTGACCCGGTTTATGATCCAGTTGGAGTACTGGATCGACGGCGACTGGCAGGAGATCGTTCGGTACGATCACGATCAGGACGCGCCCGGCGGCCACGACGTGACCGAAGAGGGGTTGCACCGTGACGTGTACCGCGACGGAGAGAAGTACCGCACAGAGGAGGTTTCGCCGCCGATTCCGGCGAACGAGGCGTTCGACTACGCCGAAGAAGATTTACGCGAGAACGCCGAACGATTCGTCAAGAGGTTTGAAAAATGGCACGGAGTGAAAGACAGGAGCGGCCTGTAAGCGAAAACGAGTTCGAGTCGATGCCCGAGCGCATCAGCAGCCACTTCGACCGAGTACGTGAGCTGTTGAAGCAAGAAGCCGACCGCTCTGACGCCTGAACGCTGCTTTTCTCAGCTCTCGATTGGAGAGAACGATCTACGTAGTCGCTCGGATCACGCCACTGGTCGGTGACGATCTCGTCGAGTTTTGAGACGATGCGCTCCTGCTCGTGCGGCTGGAGCTTCTCGTATTCACGTTCCGCGGGGTCAGTTAACTTCCAGTCCCACTCGTCGTCACTCGCTGGCATCCGTGTCCTCATTCAGACGCGCTCGAATCTCGTCGCTGCTATAGGTTCGTCCCTCACCGGTCGCCAGCTGGTGTTCGCTGGCGGCGATGTCCTTCCAGCCCTTCCGCGAGAACGAGGGGTGCTTCACGGCGTCTCGAAGCGCCCATCGGATGAACTCGCTACGGGACGGGAAGTGTTCGGCCCGCCAGGTCGCATCGAGGTCGTCAAGGAACGCCTGTGGAATCTTGAGCGTGATGGTGGTCATGTTGGGGTCGTCGTTGGCCCCTGCGTCAGCGTCGGACATACGTCTGTATTACCTCTGTATTACCATAAGCGTTGTCGGTGTGTCGGAGGAGATATTGCACCACGCGGGGGAAGACTTCAGGGCACACCACTTGGTGCAGAATAGCCAGCGAGCGAGGACCCTCGCGACACCGACACACCCAGTCCAACTGGAATCGAACTACTCAGCGTCCTCGAGTGACGTGAATAGAGAACGGACTGACGCGCTCCGTTTTCTCTGAACGGCCCCGGACGAGTGTCCCGGGGTTTTACAACCGATAGCCCAACGGAATGCGTCCGAGATCAGAGGATCCAGAAATCACGTATGTCACGGAGACGAAGCAGCTGGCCACTGGCCGGTACGTTCAAGACGCTGGGTAAGGAATTCTTACCCACAATGAGTACAGACGATCCAGAAGTGGCGACGGTCACCTCGAAGGGCCAGATCACGATTCCGAGCCGGTTCAGGGAACAGCTCGGCCTCGAAAAGGGCACGAAATTGATGGTCGTTCCGACCGACTACGGGCTCGTCTTGAAGAAGATCGAACTGCCGTCGGTCGAGGAGTTCAAAGAGCGCGTGGAAGGTCGAGACGACGAGGTCGAACTATCCATCGACGAGATCGACCGACTGGTTCACGAGGCACGAGGAGCCGAATGAAAGCGGTTCTCGATACGAACGTCCTCATCTCGGCGGTGATCTCGACTGGAACGCCTCACGAAGTTGTGGTGGCAGGATTCGAAGATGAGTATCGAATAGTCGTCTCAGTCGCCACGCTTGCGGAGTTTCGAGAGACGTTGCGCAAGTATCCAGAACGATTCCACCTGGACGAAGAGGAGGTTCAAAAGGAAGTCGAAACGATCCGATATTTCGCGGAGTTCGTCGAACCGAACGAGGAAATTGCTGCAGTCGATGACGATCCGGACGATGACAAGTTTTTGGAGGCTGCTGTCGCTGGAAACGTTGAGTATCTGGTATCCGGTGATCGACACCTACTCGACATCGATTCGTTTCGTGGGATCGACATCGTCACACCGAGGGAGTTTTACACCGTTCTCGAAGGCCGTTGAGACACCCCCTCGATCTCCCGGGCTGTGACTCGTCCACCTTCGTCGTCAGGACGGTGACGGCGTGTCCCATCTCCGCCTGATCCC
The Halalkaliarchaeum desulfuricum DNA segment above includes these coding regions:
- a CDS encoding putative toxin-antitoxin system toxin component, PIN family, which translates into the protein MKAVLDTNVLISAVISTGTPHEVVVAGFEDEYRIVVSVATLAEFRETLRKYPERFHLDEEEVQKEVETIRYFAEFVEPNEEIAAVDDDPDDDKFLEAAVAGNVEYLVSGDRHLLDIDSFRGIDIVTPREFYTVLEGR
- a CDS encoding AbrB/MazE/SpoVT family DNA-binding domain-containing protein, translating into MSTDDPEVATVTSKGQITIPSRFREQLGLEKGTKLMVVPTDYGLVLKKIELPSVEEFKERVEGRDDEVELSIDEIDRLVHEARGAE
- a CDS encoding ribbon-helix-helix domain-containing protein, with the translated sequence MSDADAGANDDPNMTTITLKIPQAFLDDLDATWRAEHFPSRSEFIRWALRDAVKHPSFSRKGWKDIAASEHQLATGEGRTYSSDEIRARLNEDTDASE
- a CDS encoding DUF7718 family protein, which translates into the protein MTDYEVTPPPERLADRVQLRTAFSTESGEVTRFMIQLEYWIDGDWQEIVRYDHDQDAPGGHDVTEEGLHRDVYRDGEKYRTEEVSPPIPANEAFDYAEEDLRENAERFVKRFEKWHGVKDRSGL